Proteins from a genomic interval of Brucella intermedia LMG 3301:
- a CDS encoding SDR family NAD(P)-dependent oxidoreductase: protein MSQTMTTSPQHDLPFAGRVAIVTGAASGIGLATVELLHAQGARIVAVGRSDNVKALARDSIVPLVADVAQEASAARAVDTALSEFGQLDILVNNAGIIINRPLAEMSLDEWNQVLAVNATGAFLFSREAMRAMMPARRGAIVNIGSYACFQSFPGIAAYAASKGALAQLTRTLALEAIGHGIRVNAVGSGDAVTNITNAIQPDGRAYLAEHGRKAPIGRAASPEEIAEVVAFLASDRASYIVGAIVMADGGMSVAIQ, encoded by the coding sequence ATGTCACAGACAATGACAACATCACCCCAACACGACCTGCCCTTTGCAGGCAGGGTCGCTATCGTCACCGGTGCCGCCAGCGGCATCGGCCTTGCGACAGTCGAGCTTCTTCACGCTCAAGGCGCACGTATCGTGGCGGTCGGCCGTAGCGATAATGTCAAGGCCCTCGCCCGCGACAGCATCGTGCCACTGGTTGCGGACGTCGCGCAGGAAGCGAGCGCGGCACGTGCGGTGGATACAGCGCTTTCAGAATTCGGGCAACTGGATATTCTGGTTAACAATGCCGGTATCATCATCAACCGGCCCTTGGCCGAGATGAGCCTTGATGAGTGGAACCAGGTGCTTGCGGTCAACGCGACTGGTGCCTTCCTGTTTTCGCGTGAAGCCATGCGGGCGATGATGCCTGCCCGACGCGGGGCAATCGTCAATATTGGCTCCTATGCCTGCTTCCAGTCCTTTCCCGGCATTGCCGCCTATGCGGCATCCAAGGGCGCGCTGGCGCAACTCACCCGCACGTTGGCGCTTGAGGCCATCGGCCACGGCATCCGCGTCAATGCGGTCGGCTCAGGTGATGCAGTGACCAATATCACGAATGCAATCCAGCCAGATGGCCGCGCCTATCTTGCCGAACATGGCCGCAAAGCACCGATCGGTCGCGCTGCTTCCCCTGAGGAAATCGCTGAAGTCGTCGCTTTCCTCGCCTCGGACCGCGCAAGCTACATAGTGGGTGCCATCGTCATGGCCGATGGCGGGATGAGCGTGGCCATTCAATAA
- a CDS encoding SDR family oxidoreductase — MDISPDAKVILLTGASSGIGEATARHLARMGHHLVIGARRTERLAVLQKELRAEGCEVDTVELDVTRLEGLQRMVDFARERHGQIDVLINNAGVMPLSPLAALKVDEWNRMIDVNIKGVLHGIAAVLPVMHAEGKGHIINIASIGAHAVSPTAAVYCASKFAVRAISDGLRQETDQIRVSVISPGVVQSELADHITDETARAAMEEFRRVALPPQAVAQAIAYAISQPDDVDVSEIIVRPTASPF; from the coding sequence ATGGATATATCACCAGATGCCAAAGTCATTCTTTTGACTGGTGCCAGCAGCGGCATTGGCGAAGCCACCGCCCGCCATCTGGCCCGAATGGGCCATCATCTCGTCATAGGTGCGCGTCGCACCGAACGTCTTGCAGTATTGCAGAAAGAATTGCGGGCCGAAGGCTGTGAGGTTGACACCGTGGAACTCGACGTCACACGGCTTGAAGGCCTTCAGCGCATGGTTGATTTCGCGCGCGAACGGCATGGGCAAATCGACGTGCTGATCAACAATGCCGGCGTCATGCCGCTTTCCCCTCTGGCGGCGCTAAAAGTCGATGAATGGAACCGCATGATCGACGTCAATATAAAGGGGGTCTTGCACGGCATTGCAGCCGTCCTGCCGGTCATGCATGCAGAGGGCAAAGGGCACATCATCAACATCGCTTCAATCGGCGCGCATGCCGTCTCGCCCACTGCCGCAGTCTATTGTGCAAGCAAGTTTGCAGTACGCGCCATTTCAGATGGTCTGCGTCAGGAAACCGACCAGATTCGGGTGAGCGTCATCAGTCCCGGTGTCGTGCAATCTGAACTGGCGGATCACATCACTGATGAAACGGCGCGCGCCGCCATGGAGGAATTTCGCCGTGTTGCCCTGCCCCCGCAGGCGGTGGCGCAGGCAATCGCCTATGCGATCTCGCAACCGGACGACGTGGATGTCAGCGAAATCATCGTGCGTCCCACTGCCAGCCCCTTTTGA
- a CDS encoding AraC family transcriptional regulator, translating to MASLIRQLAPHEGHTKSLLDGVRLMRADHPLGRTPVLYEPSIVIVCQGHKRGYLANQVYHYDAQHYLVLSVPLPFSTETEASPEEPLLAVSVRLDMTAVADLIIEVDQQATSPASPPAGIVSTPLDATLADTTVRLLRALCSPLEARVLGPAIVRELCFRVLVGGQGGAIRAALASHGNFGRIARVLRRIHSDYAQQLDVSSLASEAGLSTPAFHAHFKAVTATSPIQYIKSVRLHQARLMMIRDDVTAAGAAARVGYESASQFNREFKRLFGRSPGEEAREMRSAFALMAPAQLEAVAATH from the coding sequence ATGGCGTCGCTGATCCGGCAGCTTGCTCCGCATGAGGGTCATACGAAATCGCTGCTCGATGGCGTGCGCCTGATGCGGGCGGATCATCCGCTGGGCCGCACGCCGGTGCTTTATGAGCCCAGCATCGTGATCGTCTGTCAGGGGCACAAACGCGGCTATCTGGCCAATCAGGTCTATCATTACGATGCACAGCATTATCTGGTGCTTTCCGTCCCGCTGCCTTTCTCGACAGAGACGGAAGCCAGCCCCGAAGAGCCTTTGCTGGCTGTCTCCGTTCGTCTCGACATGACCGCCGTGGCCGATCTGATCATCGAGGTCGATCAACAGGCCACCAGTCCGGCAAGCCCGCCCGCCGGCATCGTTTCCACGCCATTGGACGCCACACTGGCCGATACGACGGTGCGGCTGCTTCGCGCATTGTGTTCGCCGCTGGAAGCAAGGGTGCTGGGGCCTGCCATCGTGCGGGAATTGTGTTTCCGCGTTCTGGTGGGCGGGCAGGGCGGTGCGATCCGGGCCGCCTTGGCAAGCCATGGCAATTTCGGACGCATCGCGCGTGTTCTGCGGCGCATTCATAGCGATTACGCGCAGCAGCTCGATGTGAGCTCGCTGGCAAGTGAAGCAGGCCTTAGCACTCCCGCGTTCCATGCCCATTTCAAGGCGGTTACAGCAACTTCACCCATTCAATATATCAAGTCGGTTCGCCTGCATCAGGCGCGCCTTATGATGATCCGTGACGATGTAACGGCTGCGGGCGCTGCGGCACGGGTCGGCTATGAAAGCGCGTCACAGTTCAACCGCGAGTTCAAACGGCTTTTCGGTCGCAGTCCCGGAGAAGAGGCGCGCGAGATGCGCTCCGCATTCGCGCTTATGGCACCCGCGCAACTGGAAGCCGTAGCGGCTACCCATTGA
- a CDS encoding TetR/AcrR family transcriptional regulator — MRDQTDTAPAPISRPGGRAARIQAAVLEAVETLRQEKAASEITVPMIAARAGVTPSTIYRRWGDLSQLLADVAVRQFQADALPPDSGNWQSDLGLWLEQFVDEMSSGPGRELLREALAGSSTERAGQCTECILRNLASIIARGVRQGATPPDAETLLDRVVAPVIYRILFTKTPPTTRYAAGLLRQCLDGEID; from the coding sequence TTGAGAGATCAAACAGATACAGCCCCTGCCCCAATCAGCCGACCGGGAGGCCGCGCGGCGCGGATACAGGCCGCCGTTCTGGAAGCCGTGGAAACACTGCGGCAGGAAAAGGCCGCATCCGAGATCACCGTGCCGATGATCGCGGCCCGCGCAGGCGTCACGCCCTCGACCATCTACCGCCGTTGGGGTGATCTTTCACAATTGCTGGCCGATGTCGCCGTGCGGCAGTTTCAGGCTGATGCCCTGCCGCCGGATAGCGGTAACTGGCAAAGCGACCTTGGCCTTTGGCTTGAACAATTCGTCGATGAAATGAGTTCCGGCCCCGGACGCGAATTGCTGCGTGAAGCGCTGGCCGGAAGCTCGACCGAACGTGCGGGCCAATGCACGGAATGTATCCTGCGCAACCTCGCCAGCATCATTGCTCGCGGTGTCCGGCAAGGCGCAACCCCGCCCGACGCGGAAACCCTGCTCGACCGAGTCGTGGCACCGGTGATCTACCGGATATTGTTCACGAAAACACCTCCCACCACGCGATATGCCGCAGGACTGCTGCGGCAGTGCCTTGATGGAGAGATAGATTGA
- a CDS encoding MFS transporter — protein MTTLCNETRGGAERSSALALHGLTIILFFAASSMTTPLFPLHQASWGISAFLISVIFAVYVGTLLVSLLFLGALSNHYGRRPVIVAALAVECAALVMFLVADGGSWLVAARLVQGFATGIATTAVAAALLDVDHKAGAVINSLAPMVGMALGAIGAGVLIQFAPLPLRLVYALTLGLSLIQILRTLLSAETFRNRTSKGLSLRPKVEIPTEVRGMFLRIIPLNVAVWGLGALFLSLLPGLLHEMATGPSMAWLSGAAVGILTLAGAGAVMLFRDRSAASARNWAGLTIIAGTGIVLLGALFHSPVLLLLGSLPTGIGFGAGFLGVLRGLVARARPEERAGLISSFYIASYLPNALLAMIAGYAAGQIGVFDTVLGFGAFIILMAGLSLTINVNEPN, from the coding sequence ATGACCACCCTTTGTAACGAGACGCGGGGTGGGGCGGAAAGATCATCCGCCCTTGCTTTGCACGGCCTCACCATCATTCTGTTTTTCGCGGCATCGAGCATGACGACGCCGCTCTTTCCGCTTCATCAGGCAAGCTGGGGCATTTCGGCCTTTCTGATCAGCGTGATTTTCGCGGTCTATGTCGGCACGCTGCTCGTCTCGCTGTTGTTTCTGGGGGCTTTATCCAACCATTATGGCCGACGGCCTGTCATCGTGGCGGCGCTCGCGGTGGAATGCGCAGCACTTGTCATGTTCCTCGTTGCGGACGGCGGAAGCTGGCTCGTGGCGGCGCGTCTGGTTCAGGGCTTTGCCACAGGCATCGCGACCACGGCGGTTGCGGCAGCGCTTCTGGATGTCGATCACAAGGCGGGTGCGGTGATCAACAGCTTAGCGCCTATGGTCGGCATGGCATTGGGCGCGATCGGGGCGGGTGTACTGATTCAGTTCGCGCCGTTGCCCTTGCGGCTGGTCTATGCGCTGACCTTGGGGCTTTCCCTGATCCAGATCCTGCGCACCTTGCTTTCAGCGGAGACTTTCCGGAATCGAACCAGCAAAGGCTTGTCCCTGCGGCCAAAGGTCGAGATTCCGACCGAGGTGCGGGGAATGTTTCTCCGCATCATCCCGCTGAATGTCGCCGTCTGGGGATTGGGCGCGCTGTTCCTGTCGCTGTTGCCCGGACTTCTGCATGAAATGGCGACAGGACCGTCGATGGCGTGGCTGAGTGGCGCTGCGGTCGGAATTCTGACTCTGGCGGGTGCAGGTGCCGTCATGCTGTTCCGCGACCGTTCGGCTGCAAGCGCTCGCAACTGGGCCGGGCTGACGATTATTGCCGGAACCGGGATCGTCCTGCTTGGTGCGCTTTTTCACAGCCCTGTCTTGCTTCTGCTTGGTTCACTGCCGACAGGCATCGGCTTTGGCGCCGGGTTCCTTGGCGTATTGCGCGGTCTGGTGGCGCGTGCAAGGCCCGAAGAACGCGCCGGCCTGATCTCGTCCTTCTACATTGCCAGCTATCTGCCGAACGCGCTTCTGGCGATGATCGCCGGATATGCCGCAGGCCAGATTGGTGTTTTCGATACTGTGCTGGGGTTTGGCGCATTCATCATCCTTATGGCGGGTCTATCCCTGACCATAAATGTGAATGAGCCAAATTGA
- a CDS encoding substrate binding domain-containing protein, producing the protein MHFRSLQLLEDLAEAGASIRQNQLRPHGTLRLTVSEGYGKAKIIPYLATYLETAPDLAVEVSFTDRLVDLVEEGFDLAIRVGSVAPNGQYITQVIDRARLGIYASPEYLLKQGIPASVTDLAHHKRLVYGLGSTSTVWSLPGEDGQPVTIHGGAHARFDSGDAIRVAALAGLGIALLPSFIIEKDIEHGNLVEILPETAMNEVAIHAIYPSRRHLSIRTRSFIEGLRRSFS; encoded by the coding sequence GTGCATTTTCGTAGCCTGCAACTGCTCGAAGACCTTGCCGAAGCCGGGGCGAGCATTCGTCAGAATCAGCTTCGACCGCACGGCACACTGCGCCTGACGGTCTCCGAAGGCTACGGGAAGGCGAAAATCATTCCCTACCTTGCAACCTATCTCGAAACCGCACCCGATCTGGCCGTGGAAGTGAGCTTCACCGACCGGCTGGTCGATCTTGTCGAGGAAGGGTTCGACCTTGCGATCCGGGTCGGGTCGGTCGCGCCGAACGGGCAGTATATCACGCAGGTGATCGACCGGGCGCGGCTCGGAATTTACGCTTCGCCCGAATATCTCCTCAAACAGGGCATACCGGCCAGCGTCACCGATCTGGCGCATCACAAGCGGCTGGTCTATGGATTAGGCTCGACATCAACGGTATGGAGCCTGCCCGGCGAAGACGGGCAGCCCGTCACGATCCATGGCGGTGCCCATGCCCGCTTTGACAGCGGCGACGCGATCCGTGTGGCCGCGCTCGCGGGCCTTGGGATCGCGCTTCTGCCTTCATTCATCATTGAAAAAGACATCGAGCACGGCAATCTGGTGGAAATCCTGCCGGAAACCGCAATGAACGAAGTCGCCATCCATGCGATTTATCCCAGCAGGCGTCACCTTTCGATCCGCACCCGAAGCTTCATAGAGGGACTGAGGCGTTCTTTCAGTTAG